In the genome of Populus nigra chromosome 9, ddPopNigr1.1, whole genome shotgun sequence, one region contains:
- the LOC133703177 gene encoding protein CHLORORESPIRATORY REDUCTION 41, chloroplastic, with amino-acid sequence MASTLLHSLSFPNPLCLNQLYQSQTPTTPSTLPFKKDQHSHFFSIKCTSSNSAPLTESDDTESSFPPPVSTTLNNSDYPIEKRRRSQIIRDRKAKTDLVKGEPPNYEVGWKRTKEIKLEKPVGYVIMDFLDKLVELMDKEFGSTALLAKVGEIVAERAREEAEVLRDEGKVEDRMVTELFRVLKLMEMDLAMVKAAVKEETLNERLEQAKARCRQAILVANSF; translated from the coding sequence ATGGCTTCCACTCTCCTTCACTCTCTCTCGTTTCCAAACCCACTTTGCCTAAATCAACTCTACCAAAGCCAAACCCCTACAACCCCATCAACATTACCGTTTAAGAAAGACCAACACTCTCACTTCTTCTCCATCAAATGCACATCATCAAACTCAGCTCCATTAACAGAATCTGATGACACTGAGTCCTCATTCCCTCCTCCAGTTTCCACAACCCTAAACAACTCAGACTACCCTATCGAAAAGCGAAGAAGATCTCAAATAATCCGGGATAGAAAGGCCAAAACAGACCTTGTGAAAGGTGAGCCTCCAAACTATGAAGTGGGGTGGAAGAGAACGAAAGAGATAAAGCTCGAGAAGCCAGTAGGGTATGTGATAATGGATTTTTTGGACAAGTTGGTGGAGCTGATGGATAAAGAGTTTGGTTCAACTGCGCTTTTGGCTAAGGTTGGTGAAATAGTGGCGGAGAGAGCAAGGGAAGAAGCTGAAGTCTTGAGAGATGAAGGGAAAGTGGAGGATAGAATGGTGACGGAGTTGTTCAGAGTTTTGAAGTTGATGGAGATGGATTTGGCCATGGTTAAAGCAGCTGTTAAAGAAGAGACTTTGAATGAGAGGCTTGAGCAGGCCAAGGCAAGGTGTAGACAAGCAATACTTGTCGCTAATTCTTTTTGA
- the LOC133703767 gene encoding pentatricopeptide repeat-containing protein At4g21880, mitochondrial-like isoform X4: MPKFKILSNLVRAAIKTTTASTTIASDTTFKSLVSHFESITPPKPETSSKSKKQPETKPQSPPSPGVKSSPGALGLEDFYSETIPTAKDMAKTAKVIENIINDVLKIKSLGLEEADDEKVVENVFKTPWLSNWKKNNIGIQRKEISYERKQKWIFKNSQVYRFDRLVDTCAFKLGTDATMEVFGMLGRETGLKEFNALMKMCIEQCRETDDENVAKEQISEVLKLFISMKEQGFPVEEETYGPFLMLLIDKESMMKRRFGNFAIVFVLIMGTRISVYELLETVDITKLSSLGNAVSIFKSLGRLSLESYVEKFLLVLKNCDYGAEDISTLIFSYATSIPNLAVEDVVSKFKTLHTVMEMSPSSTSYERLIVYSCNSLKVHHAIDMVDQLCEEGFTISINTIHSMLNASEASLDFNLFSSLDSTSKTAFCFHVQRIYSLIYHLDLTPTNETFRRMIGLSVKMKDFDGAIGLLNDLKKLNLTPTAGMYNAIMDGYFREKNISGALMVLEQMKLADVKPDSATYSCLISNCDNEDQITKCYEEMKVAGIQVSKQSIYGAY, from the exons ATGCCCAAATTCAAGATCCTTAGCAATCTCGTCCGTGCAGCCATCAAAACCACCACCGCCTCCACCACCATCGCCAGTGACACGACTTTCAAAAGCCTCGTCAGCCATTTCGAATCCATAACACCCCCCAAACCAGAAACTTCTTCCAAGTCCAAAAAACAACCTGAAACTAAACCTCAATCTCCTCCGTCACCCGGAGTTAAATCTAGCCCTGGTGCTCTTGGATTAGAAGACTTTTATTCTG AAACAATCCCGACAGCAAAAGACATGGCAAAGACAGCAAAAGtcatagaaaatattataaatg atgttttgaaaattaaatcgCTAGGTTTGGAAGAAGCAGATGATGAGAAAGTTGTAGAAAACGTTTTCAAGACACCATGGCTTTCAAActggaagaaaaacaatataggTATACAGCGGAAAGAAATATCTtatgaaaggaaacaaaaatggaTTTTCAAAAATAGTCAGGTCTATCGTTTTGACCGATTAGTTGACACATGTGCCTTCAAGCTGGGGACAGATGCTACAATGGAAGTGTTTGGAATGTTGGGAAGGGAAACAGGTTTGAAAGAGTTCAATGCATTGATGAAGATGTGCATTGAGCAATGTAGGGAAACTGATGATGAGAATGTTGCGAAGGAACAGATTTCTGAAGTTCTTAAACTTTTTATATCAATGAAGGAACAAGGTTTCCCAGTAGAGGAGGAAACTTATGGTCCATTTCTTATGCTTTTAATTGATAAGG AGTCAATGATGAAAAGAAGATTCGGGAACTTTGCAATTGTATTTGTACTGATTATGGGGACGAGAATATCAGTTTACGAG CTGTTAGAGACTGTGGATATCACAAAACTTTCATCGTTGGGCAATGCAGTCAGTATCTTTAAATCCTTAGGGAGGCTATCATTGGAGTCCTATGTAGAGAAGTTCCTTTTGGTGCTCAAAAATTGTG ATTATGGAGCGGAGGATATTTCAACTCTCATCTTTAGTTATGCTACTAGCATTCCAAATTTAGCG GTTGAGGATGttgtttcaaaattcaaaaccttACACACAGTAATGGAGATGAGTCCTTCTTCAACTTCATATGAGAGGCTCATTGTATACAGTTGCAATTCACTTAAG GTGCATCATGCTATTGATATGGTAGACCAACTGTGTGAAGAGGGTTTCACCATATCCATAAACACAATACATTCTATGTTGAATGCTAGTGAGGCAAGCCTTGATTTTAATTTG TTCAGTTCTCTTGATTCAACAAGCAAGACAGCCTTTTGCTTTCAT GTTCAGCGAATCTATTCATTGATTTATCACCTGGACTTGACACCAACTAATGAGACATTTAGGAGAATGATAGGTTTGAGTGTGAAAATGAAAGAT TTTGATGGTGCAATTGGTCTGCTCAATgatttgaagaaattgaatttgACACCGACAGCTGGCATGTATAATGCTATAATGGATGGATATTTTCGAGAG AAAAACATTAGTGGTGCATTAATGGTTCTAGAGCAAATGAAACTTGCAGATGTGAAACCAGATTCTGCAACTTACAGTTGTTTAATAAGCAATTGCGacaatgaagatcaaattaccAAG TGTTATGAAGAAATGAAGGTTGCTGGAATTCAAGTTTCGAAGCAAAGTATATATGGCGCTTATTGA
- the LOC133703767 gene encoding pentatricopeptide repeat-containing protein At4g04790, mitochondrial-like isoform X1 produces the protein MPKFKILSNLVRAAIKTTTASTTIASDTTFKSLVSHFESITPPKPETSSKSKKQPETKPQSPPSPGVKSSPGALGLEDFYSETIPTAKDMAKTAKVIENIINDVLKIKSLGLEEADDEKVVENVFKTPWLSNWKKNNIGIQRKEISYERKQKWIFKNSQVYRFDRLVDTCAFKLGTDATMEVFGMLGRETGLKEFNALMKMCIEQCRETDDENVAKEQISEVLKLFISMKEQGFPVEEETYGPFLMLLIDKGMVEEFYFFYGIIKDTNPSEIARLGYYDMRFYIRVNDEKKIRELCNCICTDYGDENISLRENYLLALCESDQKNYLLQLLETVDITKLSSLGNAVSIFKSLGRLSLESYVEKFLLVLKNCDYGAEDISTLIFSYATSIPNLAVEDVVSKFKTLHTVMEMSPSSTSYERLIVYSCNSLKVHHAIDMVDQLCEEGFTISINTIHSMLNASEASLDFNLFSSLDSTSKTAFCFHVQRIYSLIYHLDLTPTNETFRRMIGLSVKMKDFDGAIGLLNDLKKLNLTPTAGMYNAIMDGYFREKNISGALMVLEQMKLADVKPDSATYSCLISNCDNEDQITKCYEEMKVAGIQVSKQSIYGAY, from the exons ATGCCCAAATTCAAGATCCTTAGCAATCTCGTCCGTGCAGCCATCAAAACCACCACCGCCTCCACCACCATCGCCAGTGACACGACTTTCAAAAGCCTCGTCAGCCATTTCGAATCCATAACACCCCCCAAACCAGAAACTTCTTCCAAGTCCAAAAAACAACCTGAAACTAAACCTCAATCTCCTCCGTCACCCGGAGTTAAATCTAGCCCTGGTGCTCTTGGATTAGAAGACTTTTATTCTG AAACAATCCCGACAGCAAAAGACATGGCAAAGACAGCAAAAGtcatagaaaatattataaatg atgttttgaaaattaaatcgCTAGGTTTGGAAGAAGCAGATGATGAGAAAGTTGTAGAAAACGTTTTCAAGACACCATGGCTTTCAAActggaagaaaaacaatataggTATACAGCGGAAAGAAATATCTtatgaaaggaaacaaaaatggaTTTTCAAAAATAGTCAGGTCTATCGTTTTGACCGATTAGTTGACACATGTGCCTTCAAGCTGGGGACAGATGCTACAATGGAAGTGTTTGGAATGTTGGGAAGGGAAACAGGTTTGAAAGAGTTCAATGCATTGATGAAGATGTGCATTGAGCAATGTAGGGAAACTGATGATGAGAATGTTGCGAAGGAACAGATTTCTGAAGTTCTTAAACTTTTTATATCAATGAAGGAACAAGGTTTCCCAGTAGAGGAGGAAACTTATGGTCCATTTCTTATGCTTTTAATTGATAAGGGTATGGTGGaagaattttatttcttctatgGCATTATCAAAGATACAAATCCTAGCGAAATTGCACGATTAGGCTATTATGATATGCGTTTTTATATCAGAGTCAATGATGAAAAGAAGATTCGGGAACTTTGCAATTGTATTTGTACTGATTATGGGGACGAGAATATCAGTTTACGAG AAAATTATTTACTGGCACTCTGTGAAAGTGACCAGAAGAATTACCTGTTGCAGCTGTTAGAGACTGTGGATATCACAAAACTTTCATCGTTGGGCAATGCAGTCAGTATCTTTAAATCCTTAGGGAGGCTATCATTGGAGTCCTATGTAGAGAAGTTCCTTTTGGTGCTCAAAAATTGTG ATTATGGAGCGGAGGATATTTCAACTCTCATCTTTAGTTATGCTACTAGCATTCCAAATTTAGCG GTTGAGGATGttgtttcaaaattcaaaaccttACACACAGTAATGGAGATGAGTCCTTCTTCAACTTCATATGAGAGGCTCATTGTATACAGTTGCAATTCACTTAAG GTGCATCATGCTATTGATATGGTAGACCAACTGTGTGAAGAGGGTTTCACCATATCCATAAACACAATACATTCTATGTTGAATGCTAGTGAGGCAAGCCTTGATTTTAATTTG TTCAGTTCTCTTGATTCAACAAGCAAGACAGCCTTTTGCTTTCAT GTTCAGCGAATCTATTCATTGATTTATCACCTGGACTTGACACCAACTAATGAGACATTTAGGAGAATGATAGGTTTGAGTGTGAAAATGAAAGAT TTTGATGGTGCAATTGGTCTGCTCAATgatttgaagaaattgaatttgACACCGACAGCTGGCATGTATAATGCTATAATGGATGGATATTTTCGAGAG AAAAACATTAGTGGTGCATTAATGGTTCTAGAGCAAATGAAACTTGCAGATGTGAAACCAGATTCTGCAACTTACAGTTGTTTAATAAGCAATTGCGacaatgaagatcaaattaccAAG TGTTATGAAGAAATGAAGGTTGCTGGAATTCAAGTTTCGAAGCAAAGTATATATGGCGCTTATTGA
- the LOC133703767 gene encoding pentatricopeptide repeat-containing protein At4g21880, mitochondrial-like isoform X2: MPKFKILSNLVRAAIKTTTASTTIASDTTFKSLVSHFESITPPKPETSSKSKKQPETKPQSPPSPGVKSSPGALGLEDFYSDVLKIKSLGLEEADDEKVVENVFKTPWLSNWKKNNIGIQRKEISYERKQKWIFKNSQVYRFDRLVDTCAFKLGTDATMEVFGMLGRETGLKEFNALMKMCIEQCRETDDENVAKEQISEVLKLFISMKEQGFPVEEETYGPFLMLLIDKGMVEEFYFFYGIIKDTNPSEIARLGYYDMRFYIRVNDEKKIRELCNCICTDYGDENISLRENYLLALCESDQKNYLLQLLETVDITKLSSLGNAVSIFKSLGRLSLESYVEKFLLVLKNCDYGAEDISTLIFSYATSIPNLAVEDVVSKFKTLHTVMEMSPSSTSYERLIVYSCNSLKVHHAIDMVDQLCEEGFTISINTIHSMLNASEASLDFNLFSSLDSTSKTAFCFHVQRIYSLIYHLDLTPTNETFRRMIGLSVKMKDFDGAIGLLNDLKKLNLTPTAGMYNAIMDGYFREKNISGALMVLEQMKLADVKPDSATYSCLISNCDNEDQITKCYEEMKVAGIQVSKQSIYGAY, from the exons ATGCCCAAATTCAAGATCCTTAGCAATCTCGTCCGTGCAGCCATCAAAACCACCACCGCCTCCACCACCATCGCCAGTGACACGACTTTCAAAAGCCTCGTCAGCCATTTCGAATCCATAACACCCCCCAAACCAGAAACTTCTTCCAAGTCCAAAAAACAACCTGAAACTAAACCTCAATCTCCTCCGTCACCCGGAGTTAAATCTAGCCCTGGTGCTCTTGGATTAGAAGACTTTTATTCTG atgttttgaaaattaaatcgCTAGGTTTGGAAGAAGCAGATGATGAGAAAGTTGTAGAAAACGTTTTCAAGACACCATGGCTTTCAAActggaagaaaaacaatataggTATACAGCGGAAAGAAATATCTtatgaaaggaaacaaaaatggaTTTTCAAAAATAGTCAGGTCTATCGTTTTGACCGATTAGTTGACACATGTGCCTTCAAGCTGGGGACAGATGCTACAATGGAAGTGTTTGGAATGTTGGGAAGGGAAACAGGTTTGAAAGAGTTCAATGCATTGATGAAGATGTGCATTGAGCAATGTAGGGAAACTGATGATGAGAATGTTGCGAAGGAACAGATTTCTGAAGTTCTTAAACTTTTTATATCAATGAAGGAACAAGGTTTCCCAGTAGAGGAGGAAACTTATGGTCCATTTCTTATGCTTTTAATTGATAAGGGTATGGTGGaagaattttatttcttctatgGCATTATCAAAGATACAAATCCTAGCGAAATTGCACGATTAGGCTATTATGATATGCGTTTTTATATCAGAGTCAATGATGAAAAGAAGATTCGGGAACTTTGCAATTGTATTTGTACTGATTATGGGGACGAGAATATCAGTTTACGAG AAAATTATTTACTGGCACTCTGTGAAAGTGACCAGAAGAATTACCTGTTGCAGCTGTTAGAGACTGTGGATATCACAAAACTTTCATCGTTGGGCAATGCAGTCAGTATCTTTAAATCCTTAGGGAGGCTATCATTGGAGTCCTATGTAGAGAAGTTCCTTTTGGTGCTCAAAAATTGTG ATTATGGAGCGGAGGATATTTCAACTCTCATCTTTAGTTATGCTACTAGCATTCCAAATTTAGCG GTTGAGGATGttgtttcaaaattcaaaaccttACACACAGTAATGGAGATGAGTCCTTCTTCAACTTCATATGAGAGGCTCATTGTATACAGTTGCAATTCACTTAAG GTGCATCATGCTATTGATATGGTAGACCAACTGTGTGAAGAGGGTTTCACCATATCCATAAACACAATACATTCTATGTTGAATGCTAGTGAGGCAAGCCTTGATTTTAATTTG TTCAGTTCTCTTGATTCAACAAGCAAGACAGCCTTTTGCTTTCAT GTTCAGCGAATCTATTCATTGATTTATCACCTGGACTTGACACCAACTAATGAGACATTTAGGAGAATGATAGGTTTGAGTGTGAAAATGAAAGAT TTTGATGGTGCAATTGGTCTGCTCAATgatttgaagaaattgaatttgACACCGACAGCTGGCATGTATAATGCTATAATGGATGGATATTTTCGAGAG AAAAACATTAGTGGTGCATTAATGGTTCTAGAGCAAATGAAACTTGCAGATGTGAAACCAGATTCTGCAACTTACAGTTGTTTAATAAGCAATTGCGacaatgaagatcaaattaccAAG TGTTATGAAGAAATGAAGGTTGCTGGAATTCAAGTTTCGAAGCAAAGTATATATGGCGCTTATTGA
- the LOC133703767 gene encoding pentatricopeptide repeat-containing protein At4g21880, mitochondrial-like isoform X3: MPKFKILSNLVRAAIKTTTASTTIASDTTFKSLVSHFESITPPKPETSSKSKKQPETKPQSPPSPGVKSSPGALGLEDFYSETIPTAKDMAKTAKVIENIINDVLKIKSLGLEEADDEKVVENVFKTPWLSNWKKNNIGIQRKEISYERKQKWIFKNSQVYRFDRLVDTCAFKLGTDATMEVFGMLGRETGLKEFNALMKMCIEQCRETDDENVAKEQISEVLKLFISMKEQGFPVEEETYGPFLMLLIDKGMVEEFYFFYGIIKDTNPSEIARLGYYDMRFYIRVNDEKKIRELCNCICTDYGDENISLRENYLLALCESDQKNYLLQLLETVDITKLSSLGNAVSIFKSLGRLSLESYVEKFLLVLKNCDYGAEDISTLIFSYATSIPNLAVEDVVSKFKTLHTVMEMSPSSTSYERLIVYSCNSLKVHHAIDMVDQLCEEGFTISINTIHSMLNASEASLDFNLFSSLDSTSKTAFCFHVQRIYSLIYHLDLTPTNETFRRMIGLSVKMKDFDGAIGLLNDLKKLNLTPTAGMYNAIMDGYFRELFFYVVPITFSANILYAVLTCTWDNC, translated from the exons ATGCCCAAATTCAAGATCCTTAGCAATCTCGTCCGTGCAGCCATCAAAACCACCACCGCCTCCACCACCATCGCCAGTGACACGACTTTCAAAAGCCTCGTCAGCCATTTCGAATCCATAACACCCCCCAAACCAGAAACTTCTTCCAAGTCCAAAAAACAACCTGAAACTAAACCTCAATCTCCTCCGTCACCCGGAGTTAAATCTAGCCCTGGTGCTCTTGGATTAGAAGACTTTTATTCTG AAACAATCCCGACAGCAAAAGACATGGCAAAGACAGCAAAAGtcatagaaaatattataaatg atgttttgaaaattaaatcgCTAGGTTTGGAAGAAGCAGATGATGAGAAAGTTGTAGAAAACGTTTTCAAGACACCATGGCTTTCAAActggaagaaaaacaatataggTATACAGCGGAAAGAAATATCTtatgaaaggaaacaaaaatggaTTTTCAAAAATAGTCAGGTCTATCGTTTTGACCGATTAGTTGACACATGTGCCTTCAAGCTGGGGACAGATGCTACAATGGAAGTGTTTGGAATGTTGGGAAGGGAAACAGGTTTGAAAGAGTTCAATGCATTGATGAAGATGTGCATTGAGCAATGTAGGGAAACTGATGATGAGAATGTTGCGAAGGAACAGATTTCTGAAGTTCTTAAACTTTTTATATCAATGAAGGAACAAGGTTTCCCAGTAGAGGAGGAAACTTATGGTCCATTTCTTATGCTTTTAATTGATAAGGGTATGGTGGaagaattttatttcttctatgGCATTATCAAAGATACAAATCCTAGCGAAATTGCACGATTAGGCTATTATGATATGCGTTTTTATATCAGAGTCAATGATGAAAAGAAGATTCGGGAACTTTGCAATTGTATTTGTACTGATTATGGGGACGAGAATATCAGTTTACGAG AAAATTATTTACTGGCACTCTGTGAAAGTGACCAGAAGAATTACCTGTTGCAGCTGTTAGAGACTGTGGATATCACAAAACTTTCATCGTTGGGCAATGCAGTCAGTATCTTTAAATCCTTAGGGAGGCTATCATTGGAGTCCTATGTAGAGAAGTTCCTTTTGGTGCTCAAAAATTGTG ATTATGGAGCGGAGGATATTTCAACTCTCATCTTTAGTTATGCTACTAGCATTCCAAATTTAGCG GTTGAGGATGttgtttcaaaattcaaaaccttACACACAGTAATGGAGATGAGTCCTTCTTCAACTTCATATGAGAGGCTCATTGTATACAGTTGCAATTCACTTAAG GTGCATCATGCTATTGATATGGTAGACCAACTGTGTGAAGAGGGTTTCACCATATCCATAAACACAATACATTCTATGTTGAATGCTAGTGAGGCAAGCCTTGATTTTAATTTG TTCAGTTCTCTTGATTCAACAAGCAAGACAGCCTTTTGCTTTCAT GTTCAGCGAATCTATTCATTGATTTATCACCTGGACTTGACACCAACTAATGAGACATTTAGGAGAATGATAGGTTTGAGTGTGAAAATGAAAGAT TTTGATGGTGCAATTGGTCTGCTCAATgatttgaagaaattgaatttgACACCGACAGCTGGCATGTATAATGCTATAATGGATGGATATTTTCGAGAG CTGTTTTTTTATGTAGTACCTATTACATTTTCTGCAAATATACTTTATGCAGTCTTGACCTGTACATGGGATAACTGCTAG
- the LOC133703767 gene encoding pentatricopeptide repeat-containing protein At4g21880, mitochondrial-like isoform X5 codes for MPKFKILSNLVRAAIKTTTASTTIASDTTFKSLVSHFESITPPKPETSSKSKKQPETKPQSPPSPGVKSSPGALGLEDFYSETIPTAKDMAKTAKVIENIINDVLKIKSLGLEEADDEKVVENVFKTPWLSNWKKNNIGIQRKEISYERKQKWIFKNSQVYRFDRLVDTCAFKLGTDATMEVFGMLGRETGLKEFNALMKMCIEQCRETDDENVAKEQISEVLKLFISMKEQGFPVEEETYGPFLMLLIDKGMVEEFYFFYGIIKDTNPSEIARLGYYDMRFYIRVNDEKKIRELCNCICTDYGDENISLRENYLLALCESDQKNYLLQLLETVDITKLSSLGNAVSIFKSLGRLSLESYVEKFLLVLKNCDYGAEDISTLIFSYATSIPNLAVEDVVSKFKTLHTVMEMSPSSTSYERLIVYSCNSLKVHHAIDMVDQLCEEGFTISINTIHSMLNASEASLDFNLFSSLDSTSKTAFCFHVQRIYSLIYHLDLTPTNETFRRMIGLSVKMKDFDGAIGLLNDLKKLNLTPTAGMYNAIMDGYFRES; via the exons ATGCCCAAATTCAAGATCCTTAGCAATCTCGTCCGTGCAGCCATCAAAACCACCACCGCCTCCACCACCATCGCCAGTGACACGACTTTCAAAAGCCTCGTCAGCCATTTCGAATCCATAACACCCCCCAAACCAGAAACTTCTTCCAAGTCCAAAAAACAACCTGAAACTAAACCTCAATCTCCTCCGTCACCCGGAGTTAAATCTAGCCCTGGTGCTCTTGGATTAGAAGACTTTTATTCTG AAACAATCCCGACAGCAAAAGACATGGCAAAGACAGCAAAAGtcatagaaaatattataaatg atgttttgaaaattaaatcgCTAGGTTTGGAAGAAGCAGATGATGAGAAAGTTGTAGAAAACGTTTTCAAGACACCATGGCTTTCAAActggaagaaaaacaatataggTATACAGCGGAAAGAAATATCTtatgaaaggaaacaaaaatggaTTTTCAAAAATAGTCAGGTCTATCGTTTTGACCGATTAGTTGACACATGTGCCTTCAAGCTGGGGACAGATGCTACAATGGAAGTGTTTGGAATGTTGGGAAGGGAAACAGGTTTGAAAGAGTTCAATGCATTGATGAAGATGTGCATTGAGCAATGTAGGGAAACTGATGATGAGAATGTTGCGAAGGAACAGATTTCTGAAGTTCTTAAACTTTTTATATCAATGAAGGAACAAGGTTTCCCAGTAGAGGAGGAAACTTATGGTCCATTTCTTATGCTTTTAATTGATAAGGGTATGGTGGaagaattttatttcttctatgGCATTATCAAAGATACAAATCCTAGCGAAATTGCACGATTAGGCTATTATGATATGCGTTTTTATATCAGAGTCAATGATGAAAAGAAGATTCGGGAACTTTGCAATTGTATTTGTACTGATTATGGGGACGAGAATATCAGTTTACGAG AAAATTATTTACTGGCACTCTGTGAAAGTGACCAGAAGAATTACCTGTTGCAGCTGTTAGAGACTGTGGATATCACAAAACTTTCATCGTTGGGCAATGCAGTCAGTATCTTTAAATCCTTAGGGAGGCTATCATTGGAGTCCTATGTAGAGAAGTTCCTTTTGGTGCTCAAAAATTGTG ATTATGGAGCGGAGGATATTTCAACTCTCATCTTTAGTTATGCTACTAGCATTCCAAATTTAGCG GTTGAGGATGttgtttcaaaattcaaaaccttACACACAGTAATGGAGATGAGTCCTTCTTCAACTTCATATGAGAGGCTCATTGTATACAGTTGCAATTCACTTAAG GTGCATCATGCTATTGATATGGTAGACCAACTGTGTGAAGAGGGTTTCACCATATCCATAAACACAATACATTCTATGTTGAATGCTAGTGAGGCAAGCCTTGATTTTAATTTG TTCAGTTCTCTTGATTCAACAAGCAAGACAGCCTTTTGCTTTCAT GTTCAGCGAATCTATTCATTGATTTATCACCTGGACTTGACACCAACTAATGAGACATTTAGGAGAATGATAGGTTTGAGTGTGAAAATGAAAGAT TTTGATGGTGCAATTGGTCTGCTCAATgatttgaagaaattgaatttgACACCGACAGCTGGCATGTATAATGCTATAATGGATGGATATTTTCGAGAG TCTTGA